Part of the Spinacia oleracea cultivar Varoflay chromosome 5, BTI_SOV_V1, whole genome shotgun sequence genome, TCTTTTGACTGGAGCATTATAAGCATTAGGCAATCATAAAAACATTCTCAATGTCTTAAAGTCTGGTCCTGTGGATTTTTTTGATACCTTTACTAGTCTCTTCTATCTCATTTTTCTTCACCTTGCATCTTCCTTGAAATGTCAATGTCTTAGACTTGTATGTATGCAACTCCTTGCAGAGTCAAGAGCAATATGCCGTTACATATCAGAGAAATATGCAAGCcaaggaaacataaaactaTATGGGATAAATCCACTGGAGAAAGCATCAATAGAACAGTGGATAGAGGCAGAGAGCCAAAGCTTCAATCCTCCATCAGGAAGCCTGGTATTTCAGTTAGCTTTTGCTCCTCGCATGAACATCAAACAAGACGAAGGGCTGATCAAACAGAGCAAAGAAAAGCTAGCAAAAGTGCTTGATGTCTATGACAGAAGACTAGGGGAGAGCCGTTACTTGGCTGGGGATGATTTTACCTTAGCTGATCTCTCTCACTTGCCTAACGCACAGTATTTGGTGAATGGTACTGATGTTGGTGAGCTGTTCACGTCGAGAGATAATGTTGGTAGATGGTGGGAGGAGATTTCAAGCAGGGAGTCATGGAAGAAGGTTGTTGAAATGCAAAGCTCTTCCTTTCCTAAAAGT contains:
- the LOC110780924 gene encoding glutathione S-transferase F11, which encodes MTSTPVKVYGPPLSTAVSRVLACLLEKQVHFELINVNMSKGEHKSPDYLKIQPFGQVPAFQDDNFTLFESRAICRYISEKYASQGNIKLYGINPLEKASIEQWIEAESQSFNPPSGSLVFQLAFAPRMNIKQDEGLIKQSKEKLAKVLDVYDRRLGESRYLAGDDFTLADLSHLPNAQYLVNGTDVGELFTSRDNVGRWWEEISSRESWKKVVEMQSSSFPKS